The genomic segment AGCCCATGTTGACGTTGAACGTACCCTTCGGATCCAGGCCACTTGGGTCTAATTGAGATAGCGGGTCGTTTGTCTCAAAGCGATAGAAGTCATCCCCGCCCTCGAACCCGATCGGGTCTTCCGTCATCCATCGCCCGAGAGTCGAATGAAACATCGAATACCTCCTATTTCACAGTCAGTATGGCTTCATGGCCCGGTCGATTCCAACGAAAGTCCACGCTCAGTATGTCCGGCATTCCAACCGGCCGAACCGTTGGGCAACGTCGCAACGGTTCCCACCAGCGCCGTTCATAAACTGGGTTGCAGAGCAGTCCTTCGAGTACCCGTAGCCCAATCATCTCTCGTTCCAGTTCCCGCGAGAGGGATCGGAACTGTTGCGCGGGTAAGCCCAGATCGAGATTCGGAAAGAGTCTGGACGGAAGTCGCGACTGTACTGTTTCTTTCCATTTTTTGATCGATTGCCAAGTCAGATACAGATAAAACTGCTGTCGTCGTGGGTCCAGTTCCGTCGCCCACGCGAACGATATCGCGGCTTCGCCGTAGTTCTTTTCTCGCATCCAACAACTGGCCCGCTGCCCCATGAATTTCGCCACCTCCTGGCGTGGGGATAGCGATTCGAGATATCCGCACGCCGCAACCGTCTCGGGTGACATTTCGAACCGCCCGCTTCGGTAATGCTCGTCCGGGAAGAAACTGACTCCTTCCCCACTCGCCTCAATGTTAAAGCAATCGCCCCGAGGAAGCAAATCCCACCGGCAAAACCCGTGCGTTCGTGTGGTTGCCAGCATCATCGGGTAGCCTAACCTGCGACCGACGGCCGTATAAATGGTCGGTAGATTCCCGCAAGTGCCGCCCTCTCCTTGAATGACTCCGTAAACGAAGGAATCCTCAGGTTGAAACACGTCGGTTTCGGCTTTCCGGCCCGGGTGATACCTAACCCCGATGTCCCGTTGGAGATGGGTGATCATCGCCTGAATCCGGAAACGGGGTTCGGAATGCGGAAAATCACACCGACCCTGATGGAAGTAAGGTATCACCCGCTTCGTAAACCCGGCGCACCTACGAGCCCAATCATCCAGAGTCTTAAGACAGAATTCCCAATCAATGCGATCGGATCCTGGCAACCCCTGGGCACACGCCAGATTCATGGCTGCGATGTCGAGACGCGCCAGCGCTTTATCCGGCAGACGAACAAGAGTTTGCCAATCGAGCATTCCGGTCTCTCGGCAGTGGATGAATAAAACCCAAAAAATCATACCATTCACTGCGTATTGGCTAAAGTACCCACACCTGGGGGGCCTTGCAAAGCAATTCCGTGCCTGATTTATCGATTTTCTACCACCTTAACCCAACCCGGCTTCGATGCTCTCAAATGTGGAATTTCGAATTTCGACGGGCAGCGACTTTTTGGGCTGGTCGCCATTCGCTGGCAGGAATAGATTACGTTTTCCCTCTTTGTGCCCGTTGACAGAGAGGTCTTACCTATTTCGGCGGTCCAACAACCGCCCGGTGGCGAGTCTCGACCGGATCGAGGCCGAACAGCTTAAGGGGGACGAATGGGTTTGCGCATGCGGGTTCATGACAAGGAACCAATCGGACAAGCTCTGCGGCGGTTCAAGAAGCTGATCGAGCGGAGCGGGATGCAGAAAGAACTGCGAGCCCACCAGTACTACGAGAAGCCGTGCGAACAGCGCCGGCGTGCCCAACTTCGGAAACAAAAGGCCGCTCGGAAAGCGATGATGACCCCGAAGGTCTGACGCTTCCCCCAGTACGCCAATCGATACACGACACCGGCTCGCGAGTCCCCCGACGTTAACGTTGTGCGGGGACGGCGGGCCGGCGGTGTTTAAGCTCATTCTATCTTCCGATCTTGTCTCGCAACGGGCGTCATTCGCCTTCGGCGCGAACCTGCAGTGACGAGTTCCCCGTCGCACTTTGAAGCCGAAGCGGCCAGGCCCAGGTCGCGTTGTCACTCTTCAGTTTCGTGTGAATTGTCACTGGCCGCGGCGCGACCAGCGCGACTGCTTGTGGCACGTCCAACACCTTGGCCACGTTCAGGAAAATGGGCCCGTCGCGGTGGGACGTCGGCAACTCCCAGAGATCGAGCGCGGCGACGCCGGGTTCGTACAGCGCGGCGTACAGTGCCACCCCGGCCGCGTCACGCTCGCCGTGAAGGGTGAGTGGGGTAGTGCGAAGGTCCGTGGCCGTGCGGAGGGCCGTAACCGCTCGGCGGACGTCCCACACCCGCTGGCCGTCCAGCGTCTGCCCGACGAGGGCGAACCGCCGGCGGGCGAGCGTGTCCGCCTGGCTGCCCGCGTCCGCCCACTTCGTCGGCCCGATCCCGCGCGGCGCGACAGCCGCGAACGCAAGTTTCTCCGCCCGCATGACCGCCCGGTTCTGCTCGAACTTGGCGGCGTCCCGTTTCGGTTTCGCATCGAGTTGCAGCGCATCCGCGAATTCCGGCCCGAGGTCGCGGCACCACATTTCCCACCCGCGATCGTCGAGTACGGACAGGATCACCTTCACTGGGGCATCCGCGCCAGGCGCGGTGAGGACGAAGAGGCGGAGGTCGATACCGGTCTCGCTCGTGAAGTCGATGGCCCGGAGGCGGACGCCGTCGTGCGTCACGTCCGCCGCGTTTTTTGCGGTCAGCGCCGGCGCGGCTTTCGGCCAGCCGGCAAAGGCACTCGTCGTCAGCGCGTCGAGCAGTTGCGGCCGGCGGTGGGCCCACCATTCTTTCGCGACCGCGTCCGACTTGGGGATCTCCAGTGTGGCGGCTGCCGGAACGAAGGTTTCGTGGATCGTGGCGTTGACGGCGTCTTCAGGCAGCCGGGTAAACACTTTGAGTTGTGGCGGAGCGAACTTCGGCGGCAGATCGTCTTCCACCTTTGTGGACGTGTCGTTCTTGAGCCACCGGTTCATCCACTGGTTGATGCCGGCGCGCAGCTCCGGCGTATCCTTGTGCGGTCCTTTGGTTTCGAGAAGTTGGAATTTCTCCTCGGCCCCATACAGGGCGTAAACCCGACGGACCTTATCGGCGATCCGCCGGTAGCCGCCGACCGGGAAGATGTCGTCCAGGTCAGAGTTGCCGAGCAGGAGCGGACGCGGTGCGGCCAGTGCGGCGACGAGCGGAAAGTCCCAGCGGTACGTGTTCACCATGTACATACAGTCGCAGTGGCCGCCGATCACGCCGGTCGGGAATTTCGGGGACGGTGCCTCGTTGAGGTGTGCGCGGAGGTCGGCGATGCCGGCGACCGGGACGAACGCGCGGGGCCGTTCGTCGGCCGCGAGAATCCACCAACTCGTCGCCCCGCCGCCCGATCGGCCGGTGACGCCGATCCGTGTGGCGTCCACCTCGGGGCGGGTTTCGAGGTAGTCGATCGCCCGCATCGCGTTCCACAACTCGACGCCGCCCGGCGTATACCCGCGGGTCTGCCACCACCACCAACCGCGGCGGTATGTACCGTGGTGGTCGCCGGGCAACTCGGCCAGTTCGAGCGTGTCGAGGATGAGACAGGCGTACCCGTGCGCGGCGAACCAGGCGGGGTGATACTGGTAAAAGACCTTGCTGCCGTACGAGACGCCGTTCTCGACGACGTTGCCGTGCCCGCAGACGTACAAAATCGCGGGGATCTTGCCCGACTTTGTTGACGACGAGGCAGGCAAATAGAGGTTCCCGGTGACGTACAGCCCGGGCCGTGACTGGAACTGGACCTTCTTGACGGTAAACCCGGCTCCTTCGACCTTCCCGGTCACGACGGCTTTCAGGTCGGTCCGCGGTGGGAGCGGCCAAAGGCCCATCATGTCGAGGAATTGCCGTCGCAGTTCGGGCCGCTTTTTTTCCCAGGCGTCCTTCGTGGTCAGGTCGGTCAAGCAGGTGTCTTCGATCTGCTTGACCTGATTGCGGAAGTACGCCTCGCTCATGGCTTCGCCGCGCGGATAGCGATTCGCCTTCGGCGGCGCGGCGGGTTGGGCGAACGACAGGGAGGCGGAGGAGAGCAAAGTAGCGGCGACAAGGAAAATGCGCATGGCGGGAACCTGCGTGACAGGTGGTGAGACCGCCGAGGATACCGCTGAAGTGGTCGTGGTGCAAACACAGCCACACGGTTAGCAGCAGGCGCACTCGCCAGGGCGGACAAGATGCTGAAGGAATCGGAACGCGGGAACGGGAGATGACCTGGCTTCGGTCCCTTCTCTTCCGCCTGTTCCGTCGCGCTACCGACTGGAATGCACTTCCGTAATGGGGGATAGAAACGTCCGGGGAAGAGCTTGAGAGGACGAATCAAGATTAGGGAAATGGGCGTCCCGGTTTCGCCGCCGCATGCTGCGTGAGTTCCGTCCCTTCGGGACGGACTGCACCGACAGCCCTAATAATAGGCGCAAAGGCTTTTCCCACTATACTCGCGAATCGTCCGGACCACTGTTCACTGTGTCTGGTCAACCACCTTCATTTGTTCTTCGTTCATCCTCCCACCGTACACTTTGATTTGAGAGAAGTCCGCTTCAATCTCACGAAGGTCGGCTGGTGTCAGACGAATATTCACGGCTCCGAGGTTCTCGGTGAGGTGATCCGGGTTGCGCGTGCCCGGGATCGGAACAATCCACGGCTTCTGCGCCAGAAGCCAGGCGAGGGCGAGCTGCGCAGGCGTAACGTTCTTCTTCTGTGCGAACCGCTTCAGCACATCGACTGCGGGCGAGTTGGCCGCCAAGTTTTCTGGGGCGAAGCGGGGGAACCCCGATCGCATGTCCGTCTTCGGGTCGAACATCGTCTGGGCGTCCATTTTCCCGGGCAGATACCCCTGTCCAACCGGACCCCACGGAACGAAGCCGATGCCGAGTTCCTCGCACGCCGCGAGAACGCCGTTGTGTTCGGGGCTCCTCTCCATCAACGAGTATTCAGTCTGAACGGCGGTCACCGGTTGAACCGCATGCGCCCGGCGGATTGTTTTCGCGCTCGCTTCGGAGAGACCGAAGTGCAGGACCTTCCCCTGCCGGATCAGGTCGCGAATCGTTCCGGCGACCTCTTCAATCGGCACCGCGGGATCGACTCGGTGCTGGTAATAGAGATCGATTCGGTCGGTCCGCAACCGTTTCAGTGATGCCTCAACCACTTTCCTGATGTGTGCCGGCTTGCTATTCAGACTGCCGCCGGCCGCCATATCGAAACCGAACTTGCTTGCGATGACGACGTTGTCGCGGAACGGCGCGAGCGCCTCGCCGACCAGTTCTTCACTTGTAAACGGCCCGTACACTTCAGCCGTGTCAAAGAACGTCACGCCCCCCTCGTGGGCCGTGCGGATGACCCGGATGCCCTGGTCTCTATCCGCGGCCGGCCCGTAGTTGGCGCTGATGCTCATGCACCCGAAACCGAGTTCCGAGACTTCGAGTGTTCCGAGTTTTCGCGTCTTCATTTTCCCCTCTGGTATGGTGCCTTCGGCGACCGTGTGCCGACCGATCGCATCCTCACCCCTCTCTCGACAAAGTGATGTTAGGGCAGCCCGCCGGGGGGCCAGTATCCCGATCGTCCCGCACGCTAGCCTAATCCTCCACGGCCTGCGGGATTGCTCGTGCCGGAGGCCATACCGGCCAGGTAAACTGGGGACGGGGAAATCGTTCGGAGAAGAGCAGACGTGGCATCAGTAGAGCTGGCAAAACTCGCGGCGGCGATCGAGCGGCATACGACTGCGGACGGCGCATTCGACATGGCGGTCCCCGGACTGTTACTCTTCCGCGCCTCGGCGCCCTCGGATCACAACGCCGACGTGTACGAGCCGTCGCTGTGCGTCGTCGCCCAGGGCGCGAAGGAGGTTCTACTCGCGGGCGAAACCTACCGCTACGACCCGGCTCACTCGCTCCTCGTGTCGGTCAACCTCCCGGTCGCCTCTCGGGTGGTCGAGGCGTCGCCAGGTCGCCCGTGCTTGGTCGCCCGCATCTCGCTCGACCCGGCGATGGTCGGCGAAATCCTTGCTGACGACATGGCCACACCGCGGCCCGGTCCGTCCGTGCGAGGGATCGCCGCGAGCCCGGTCGAGCCCCTGCTTCTTGACGCCGTCACCCGCTTCGTTTCGCTCCTCGACCGCCCGCGGGACATCGGGCCGCTCGCTCCGCTCGCACTCCGTGAAATCACCTACCGCGTGCTCGACGGCCCGCAGGGGATGCGACTCCGCCAAATCGCCTCGGCCGGCGCCCTAGCCCAGCGGATCGCGCGGGCCATCCGCTGGCTGAACGACCACTTCGCCGACGCCCTCCGCGTCGATGCCCTGGCGAAGCATGTGGGGTTAAGTCCGTCGGCGTTCCACCTCCACTTCAAGGGGGTAACGGCGCTGAGCCCGCTCCAATACCAGAAGCGGCGCCGCCTCCAAGAGGCTCGGCGGTTGATGCTGGGAGAGGGGATCGATGCTGCAGAGGCGGCATTCCGGGTCGGGTACGAAAGCCCGTCCCAGTTCGGTCGCGAGTACCGACGGATGTTCGGTACCTCGCCGCGTCGAGACGTGACCGGACTCAAGATCGAAGCCCACCCGACAACTTAATTCGGCCGCCGGCTTCGTGGCTGGCTCACCAGCTTGCTCGGAAATGAGGCTTAAAACCTCAACTGTCGGAGTCTGTTTTTCAGCCTCTTGTGGGCGGCCGGACGCAGACCCGGGCGGGAGTCCGGGGACATCGGGGGCTGACTCCACACCCATCCGCAGACACTGTCGGCTACGACTTCCAGTTCCCGCTCGGCCAGGTGATGTCTTTCACGGGTGCGATCACGGACTGCACCTCGGCGAGAAGTTTCGGGTCCGGCAGCGTTGCCAACGCCCGGAGGTTTACAGCGAGTTCGTCCTTCTTCGCGGTGCCGGTAATCGTGGTCGGAATGCGCGTCTCGGCGTAGCAGAACTGCATCCCGAGCGTGCTGATGTCGGCCCCGTGGAGCCGGCAGAAATCAGCCGCAGCTCGGCACCCGTCTTTGACCACCTGCGGGGCTGGATGCCACGGCTGCGGCCCTTGGTTCGTGAGCAAGCCCATCGACAGCGGACTCGCGTTCATCAGCCCGACCCCGCGCCGCTCGGCCACTGGTAGTAGGTCGGTGAGCAGTTGCGTGTTTTGCAACGAGAAGTGGCAGTACGAGACCACCGCGTCCAGGTCACAGCGCTCGATCGCCAGTTTCAAGAGCCCGAGTGGGTAGCACGACATGCCGATGAACCGGCACTTACCCTCGCGTTTAAAATCTTGCAGGACGCGGGCGGTCTCGGTGAAAACGAACTCGTAATCGTCGGCGTATTCGATGTCGTGGGCGAGCAGAATGTCGACGCAGTCGGTGCCGAGCCGCTTGAGCGAGCCTTCCAGACACGTGCGCATGCCGGCCGGGGTGAAGTCGAACTTGTCCCGCGTCAACCGACCGGCCTTGGTGCAGATGTACGTCTTCTCCCGCCACCCGCCCTTCAGCACTTCGCCCAGGATCTCTTCCGACTTGCCTTCGCCATAAAACGCACTCGTATCGATCAGGTTGATGCCGGCGTCGATCGCCGCGTGGACGCAGTCGGCGACCTCGGGCACCGAGACGGGGCCGTACTGCTGCCCGATGGCGGCGCCGCCCTGCGAAATGACGGAGACTTTGAGACCGGTCCGGCCGAGTTCGCGATATTGCATGACGGTTCTCAAGGAAGAGGTTAGCCGCGGATGTACGCAGATAAACGCGGATCGGAAAAGAGATCAAGCAAGAATTCGGTTCTTTGATCTCTTTTCCGATCCGCGTTTATCTGCGTACATCCGCGACCAAATTAGTTGGCTCATGAGGCGGAAGAGGCGGAAGAGCGAACCAACCCGCCGCAATGGCCCCTCCCACCGGCGCTCGGCGCGGGTCTCCGACCCCGCCGTTCGGCCCGACCGCAGGTCTCCAATTCCACCCTGGCGCAGACAGCGGTGTCCGAGGGTTCAAGCGTCGGGAGACCTTCGGTCCGAAGAACGGCGGGGTCGGAGACCCACGCCGAGCGCGGTGGGCTCAAGCGTTGGGAGCTGCGGTCGGGCCGAACGGCGGGGTCGGAGACCTACGCCGAGCGCGGTGGGCTCAAGCGTTGGGAGCTGCGGTCGCCGAACGGCGGGGTCGGAGACCCGCGCCGAGCGCCGGAATTCGGTTCTTTGACCTCTTTTCCGATCCGCGTTTATCTGCGTACATCCGCGGCCAAATCTGTTTTAGAGTTTCACAACTTTGCTACCGCGGATCGACTCCTCGCAAGCCTCGATCATCTTCTGTGCGGTGACCGCGTCGGCCATCGTTGAGAGGGGCTGCGCGCCGTGTCGCAGGCAGTCGACCAGGAAGTGCTTGACTTCGTTCATGACCGACCCCTGGTAGGCCGTGTACGTCTGGCTGTGGACGAGGCCCGGCTTGATCTCGACGTGGTCGCGGTAGCTGTACCGGGTCGACCCGGCCGTGCCGATCACTTTTACCATGACCGTCCACGGGTCGGCCGCGTGATCGTCGGCCGCGAAGCTCGCGCAGAAGTGGGCCAGCGCGCCGTTGTGCAGCCGCATTTGCACCATCGCGATGTCTTCTTCCGTGTACTCCTTGTAGTGCAGCGTCGCCTTCATCGCGCACAGCTCGACGGGTTTACCGACGAGATACAGCAGGATGTACGAGTGGTGCGTGAGGATCTGCCGGACCACGCCGGGATACCGCTTGGCCACCTCTTCGGGGTGGTGGATGTTGTACATCACGTAAGCCGAGACGATCGTGCCCAGGTCGCCGCCGTCCACGAGGTCGCGGGTCCGGGTCATCCCGGCTTCGTAAACGTAGTTGTGCCCGGGCATGCAGACGAGGCCCTTCGCGTCGGCGGTGGACTTCATCTCTTCGATCTCGGCGACCGACATCCCGACCGGCTTTTCGACCAGGACGTGCTTGCCGTGTTCGAGCGCGAGCTTGGTGTATTCGAGGTGCGATTCCAGGTTCGTGAGGACGAACACGGCGTCGACGGCCGGGTCGCGGACGAGCGCCTCGGGCGTCGCGTAGTTGTGGCACTTGAACTCGGCCGCCCGCTGGACGGCCCGGTCCTGGCTCCGGTTCCACAGCCCGACCAGCCGCGCTCCGTGAGAGCGGGCGACGGCCCGGGCGTGCAGGATCGAGATGTCCCCCGCGCCGATGAACCCGACGCCGATGGTGTCCTTGGTGATCTTCGCCATGTTTGCGGTCGCTCCGGGGCGCGGCCGCGGCGCGGGCCGGGGCCGGGAAAGAGGTCGAGAACCGAGTTTTACGCCGGGCCACTACGTCAAGCAAGTCAGATAAAAATTAGCCACAGAGATCACAGAGGACACGGAGAATACTGAGAAGAGTAAATCCTTGTATTCATTTTGTCTTCTCTCTTCTCTCTGTGGCCTCTGTGATCTCTGTGGCTAATTTCCTATGTTCCACGCCCGCAACAGCTCACGCGGCTCGGAGAGGTCGGCGAGCGCGAAATCCGGGTGCGTCGCTTCCAGCACGTCCAGCGTGTGCCACCCGGTCGCTACGGCGACAGCCTTTGCGCCGATCGCCCGGGCGCAGCGTACGTCGAGCGGGGTGTCGCCGATCACCCACACGTCGGCCGGGTCCACCGGCCCCGCCCGGTGGGCTTCGACCGCCGTCAGCGCGGCCCGGGCCACGTCGTCCCGCTCGTAGTGGTCGTCGCCGAACCCGCCGAGGGTGAAGAACTCCCAGAGGCCGTAGTGCCCGAGTTTGTGCCGCGCGCCGGCGCGGACGTTCCCGGTCAGGAGCCCGAGCAGCACGTCGTCGCGGTCCTGAAGTTTTTCGAGCAGGTGTCCGATGCCGGGGCAAATGGTGCCGTCGTGCTCGTTCAGGTATTTCGGAAGGCGGGTCAGGTAGCCGTTGGTGAGCCGGAGCTGGTTCGCGGGCGACGGGTCGATGGCGTGGGCCGTGAGAAGGTCGCGGCCGATCGCGCGGTCGGTCCGCCCACTATACGGGACTTCCTCGGCGGAAATCGCGACGCCGAACTCCTCGCTCAGTGCGGCCTCCATCGCGGCCTTGCCGGCGCCTCCGGTCCGGACGAGGGTGCCGTCGATGTCGAACAGGATCACGGGCATGGCGGTCTCGCGAGGAAACGTCCGCCCCGCGGGCGGGGGGAATTGGCGGGGCGGGGTTGCGTCCGGGAAAACCTGTCGGTATAGCCCGGGTCGTACTTGAGTCATTTTATTTCCGGGCGGCGGAAAGTAAGCGGCGGGCCGCGAAACCCGCCACGCGCCCGGCGGAACGGAGGGGAACCATGACGATTGAACCGACCCGCGCCCGCCGCTGGGCCCGCCATTTCCTCGCCGGCGGGGCCACCGTCTGCACCCTCGGTCTTGGCGCATACTTGGCCCAAGCCCAAGGGCCGGCCCCGGGTCAGCCGCAAGCTCAACCCTCGGGCCAGCCGCAAACCCAACCCCCGGGCCAACCACAGGCTCAACAGGCACCGCGGAACGGGATTCGGCAGGTCTCCGCCGAGGAAATGGGTAAAGAGTCGATCGCGAGCATCAACGGCAACACCCTGATCACCCGCGCCCAACTGGGCGAATACCTGATCGAACGCCTCGGCGCGGACAAGGTCGAGCTGTTCGTCAACCGGATGATCATCGACGCCGAATGTAAGAAACGTGGCGTCACCGTCACGGACCCGGAAATGCTAGCCGCCCTGATGGAAGACGTCGGGAGCCTGGGTATTCGGCGGGAGGACTTCATCAAGCTCGTCCTTCCGCGGTACAACAAGTCTTTTTACGAATGGATGGAAGACGTCATCCGCCCCCGCTTGCTCCTCGGCAAGCTGTGCCGCGACCGGATTTCGGTGACCGAAGAAGACCTCCGCATCCAGTTCGAGCGGGAATTCGGGGAGAAGCGGCAAATCCAGATCATCATCTGGCCGAAGGGTGACGACCTGAAGGCGATCGAGAAGGAGTACGCCAAGATCCGGGGCGACCAGGTCGAGTTCGACCGGGCCGCGCGGGCCATGGCGAACCCGTCGCTGGCCGCCGCCGGGGGGCACATCAAGCCGATCAGCCGCCACCTGTACTCGACCGACAAGGTGATCGAGGAGCGGTCGTTCCAGCTCAAAGTCGGGGAAGTGAGCGAGGTGATTTCGACCTCGCAGGGGTTCCTCGTGATGAAACTCCACGCCATCATCCCGGCGCGGACCGACGTCAAGTTCGACGGCGAAAAGGTGCGGCTCGAAAAGCAGGCGAAGGACGAGAAACTGACGCAAGAGATCCCGAAATACTTCGCGGAACTGAAGACCCAGGCCCAACCGCTGATCTACGAAGTGGCCCCGGCGAAATGGCGAATGGACACCGCGCCGGCCCAGGAATCGCGGAACGTGATGGGCGGGATCGAACCCGTCTCTCCCCGCTCGCCGACCGCGCCGTCGAGCGCACAACCGTCGGCTTCCCCGACTCCGCCCGCGGCTCCGCCGGCTCTGCCCGCGGCTCCGCCGGCTCTGCCCGCGGCTCCGCCGGCAACTCCTGCGGCTCCGCCCGCGGGCACCCCGGCCCCTCCCGCTGGTTCGCCGGCTCCGCCCGCGGGGATGTAGGAAAATCGATCGTACTCAGACGCGATCGATCGGACATTATGCTCTGCGCGGTCGCGAGCAAGACGTTTTGAGCGCGTGGGAACGAGAGTCCCCCGGGTGGACACCGTCCACCCGGGGGACTCTCGTTCCCACGCGCCTGCGCGACCTTACCTTGTCTTGAATTTGTAAGAACTAACTTACCCGACGTACACGCCGCCGGTGAAGCCGGGGAAGGCGTCGAACGTCAGCCCGGGCAGTGGGGTCGTCCCGTTCGCCACGATCGCCGCCCCCGTGTACGCCGTCACCGTCGCGCCCACTCCCTCGCCGTCGCCCGTGACCACGTCCGCCAGATCGTCCCCGTCCAGGTTCTTGACCGCCACCCGGACCCCGCCGCGGCTGTCCACGTCCCCGGCGAAGAAACTCGCGATCCCGGCCCCACTTACTGCGGGGTCGTCCAGACTGGTGAAGTTCCCGGCCGCCGCGATCAGTGCCTTTGTGTCAACGATCCGTACCCGCGGGGCTCCGCCCGGCCCGGCCCCGAAAATCAGGTCCGCGTACCCGCCCCCGGTCACGTCCCCGGCCGTCACGTACACCCCGTTCCGCAGCGAACTCTCGAACGCGAAGAAGTCCGGCATCAATTCGGTCGGGTTGCCCGAGGCGATCGATTTCCCGTCGTAAATGGCGACCCGCGGGCCGCCGCCGAACCCGGCCGACACGATCAGGTCGCCGACGCCGTTCCCGGTCAGGTCGCCGACGGCCGCCCGGTCCCCGCCGCGGAAGGACGGGTCGTTGATGCCGAAGAACCTGGCCACCTGAACGACCTGCCCCTGGGCCAAGGCGGCCCCGTCGTACACGGCCACGATCGGCCCGCCGGACTGATCGGGCGTGACGATCACGTCCGGAATGCCGTCCCCGGTCACGTCCCCGACGGCCACGAACACGCCGCCGGTGAACGTCGACTCGAACGGCGAGAACGAAACCACCGGCTGGCCGGTCGCCCCGTCCAGCACGACGACTTCGTTAGAGATACCCGGACCCGACCCGGCGATCACGTCCGGCGGTCCGCCCGCGGTGAAGTCGGCGGCGGCCGTGCGGACCCCGCCGGTGAACGTGCCCGGGAACGGCATGGCCGTCCACTGGGTCGTTCCGTCGGCCGCCCGCAGTTGAACAGTCGGGCTCCCCCCGGCGTCGGCCCCGACCGCGATTTGCGGTATCCCGAGCAACAGGGCCGACTCGGCCGCTGCCGCGGTGGGGGGAGACGGCGGCGGGGGCGAGGCCGGCGGCGGTGACACGGGCGGTGTCAAGGTGATCGAGAGCGTCCCGGGCACGTCGGTCACGGTGTAGTTCGTCGCCTCACCGCCGACCGGCGTGATCGGGTAAGTCCCCACGGGGCTGGCCGCC from the Fimbriiglobus ruber genome contains:
- the rpsU gene encoding 30S ribosomal protein S21; its protein translation is MGLRMRVHDKEPIGQALRRFKKLIERSGMQKELRAHQYYEKPCEQRRRAQLRKQKAARKAMMTPKV
- a CDS encoding alpha/beta hydrolase family protein — protein: MRIFLVAATLLSSASLSFAQPAAPPKANRYPRGEAMSEAYFRNQVKQIEDTCLTDLTTKDAWEKKRPELRRQFLDMMGLWPLPPRTDLKAVVTGKVEGAGFTVKKVQFQSRPGLYVTGNLYLPASSSTKSGKIPAILYVCGHGNVVENGVSYGSKVFYQYHPAWFAAHGYACLILDTLELAELPGDHHGTYRRGWWWWQTRGYTPGGVELWNAMRAIDYLETRPEVDATRIGVTGRSGGGATSWWILAADERPRAFVPVAGIADLRAHLNEAPSPKFPTGVIGGHCDCMYMVNTYRWDFPLVAALAAPRPLLLGNSDLDDIFPVGGYRRIADKVRRVYALYGAEEKFQLLETKGPHKDTPELRAGINQWMNRWLKNDTSTKVEDDLPPKFAPPQLKVFTRLPEDAVNATIHETFVPAAATLEIPKSDAVAKEWWAHRRPQLLDALTTSAFAGWPKAAPALTAKNAADVTHDGVRLRAIDFTSETGIDLRLFVLTAPGADAPVKVILSVLDDRGWEMWCRDLGPEFADALQLDAKPKRDAAKFEQNRAVMRAEKLAFAAVAPRGIGPTKWADAGSQADTLARRRFALVGQTLDGQRVWDVRRAVTALRTATDLRTTPLTLHGERDAAGVALYAALYEPGVAALDLWELPTSHRDGPIFLNVAKVLDVPQAVALVAPRPVTIHTKLKSDNATWAWPLRLQSATGNSSLQVRAEGE
- a CDS encoding aldo/keto reductase translates to MKTRKLGTLEVSELGFGCMSISANYGPAADRDQGIRVIRTAHEGGVTFFDTAEVYGPFTSEELVGEALAPFRDNVVIASKFGFDMAAGGSLNSKPAHIRKVVEASLKRLRTDRIDLYYQHRVDPAVPIEEVAGTIRDLIRQGKVLHFGLSEASAKTIRRAHAVQPVTAVQTEYSLMERSPEHNGVLAACEELGIGFVPWGPVGQGYLPGKMDAQTMFDPKTDMRSGFPRFAPENLAANSPAVDVLKRFAQKKNVTPAQLALAWLLAQKPWIVPIPGTRNPDHLTENLGAVNIRLTPADLREIEADFSQIKVYGGRMNEEQMKVVDQTQ
- a CDS encoding AraC family transcriptional regulator; this encodes MASVELAKLAAAIERHTTADGAFDMAVPGLLLFRASAPSDHNADVYEPSLCVVAQGAKEVLLAGETYRYDPAHSLLVSVNLPVASRVVEASPGRPCLVARISLDPAMVGEILADDMATPRPGPSVRGIAASPVEPLLLDAVTRFVSLLDRPRDIGPLAPLALREITYRVLDGPQGMRLRQIASAGALAQRIARAIRWLNDHFADALRVDALAKHVGLSPSAFHLHFKGVTALSPLQYQKRRRLQEARRLMLGEGIDAAEAAFRVGYESPSQFGREYRRMFGTSPRRDVTGLKIEAHPTT
- a CDS encoding aldo/keto reductase; this encodes MQYRELGRTGLKVSVISQGGAAIGQQYGPVSVPEVADCVHAAIDAGINLIDTSAFYGEGKSEEILGEVLKGGWREKTYICTKAGRLTRDKFDFTPAGMRTCLEGSLKRLGTDCVDILLAHDIEYADDYEFVFTETARVLQDFKREGKCRFIGMSCYPLGLLKLAIERCDLDAVVSYCHFSLQNTQLLTDLLPVAERRGVGLMNASPLSMGLLTNQGPQPWHPAPQVVKDGCRAAADFCRLHGADISTLGMQFCYAETRIPTTITGTAKKDELAVNLRALATLPDPKLLAEVQSVIAPVKDITWPSGNWKS
- a CDS encoding Gfo/Idh/MocA family protein: MAKITKDTIGVGFIGAGDISILHARAVARSHGARLVGLWNRSQDRAVQRAAEFKCHNYATPEALVRDPAVDAVFVLTNLESHLEYTKLALEHGKHVLVEKPVGMSVAEIEEMKSTADAKGLVCMPGHNYVYEAGMTRTRDLVDGGDLGTIVSAYVMYNIHHPEEVAKRYPGVVRQILTHHSYILLYLVGKPVELCAMKATLHYKEYTEEDIAMVQMRLHNGALAHFCASFAADDHAADPWTVMVKVIGTAGSTRYSYRDHVEIKPGLVHSQTYTAYQGSVMNEVKHFLVDCLRHGAQPLSTMADAVTAQKMIEACEESIRGSKVVKL
- a CDS encoding HAD family hydrolase; the protein is MPVILFDIDGTLVRTGGAGKAAMEAALSEEFGVAISAEEVPYSGRTDRAIGRDLLTAHAIDPSPANQLRLTNGYLTRLPKYLNEHDGTICPGIGHLLEKLQDRDDVLLGLLTGNVRAGARHKLGHYGLWEFFTLGGFGDDHYERDDVARAALTAVEAHRAGPVDPADVWVIGDTPLDVRCARAIGAKAVAVATGWHTLDVLEATHPDFALADLSEPRELLRAWNIGN
- a CDS encoding peptidylprolyl isomerase, with the protein product MTIEPTRARRWARHFLAGGATVCTLGLGAYLAQAQGPAPGQPQAQPSGQPQTQPPGQPQAQQAPRNGIRQVSAEEMGKESIASINGNTLITRAQLGEYLIERLGADKVELFVNRMIIDAECKKRGVTVTDPEMLAALMEDVGSLGIRREDFIKLVLPRYNKSFYEWMEDVIRPRLLLGKLCRDRISVTEEDLRIQFEREFGEKRQIQIIIWPKGDDLKAIEKEYAKIRGDQVEFDRAARAMANPSLAAAGGHIKPISRHLYSTDKVIEERSFQLKVGEVSEVISTSQGFLVMKLHAIIPARTDVKFDGEKVRLEKQAKDEKLTQEIPKYFAELKTQAQPLIYEVAPAKWRMDTAPAQESRNVMGGIEPVSPRSPTAPSSAQPSASPTPPAAPPALPAAPPALPAAPPATPAAPPAGTPAPPAGSPAPPAGM